TTCGGGGGGCAGTTCGATGTGCCGTTCGTTCTGCGCACAAACGGCGGTTCCGGAATCGGAAAGGCTGGGCAGCACTCGCAATCCCTCGAGACGCTCTTCGCCCACATTCCCGGCTTAGAAGTGGTTGTGCCGGCGACGGCCGGTGATGCCTATGGGCTGTTGCGCACGGCCGTAGCGAGCAACAATCCCACCATCTTTCTTGAGCATAAGAACCTTTACAACGACCGCGGCCCGGTGTCGTTCGAGCCAATCCCTTTCGGCGTGGCCCGAATCGCTAGGCACGGCACAGACCTCACGATTGTGGCTACGCAGCAGATGCTCAAACGATCGCTTGAGGCGGCCGAGGTGCTCCAGGAACAGCACGACCTCAGCGCCGAGGTCATCGACCCACGCACCCTGTTCCCATTCGACATGCAAACCGTGATCACATCGGTAAAGAAGACCCGTCACCTTGTGGTGGCCCACGAGGCCGTGCGGGACTACGGCTGGGGCGCCGAGTTCGTGGCGCAGGTCGTGGAGGAGGCGTGGAACGACCTCGATGCGCCGCCGCGCCGGCTCGGCGGACTGCGCACGCCGATTCCCTACAGCGAGGTGCTGGAGAACGCGGTCATCCCGTCGGCAAACCAGATCGTCGCGACGGCGCTCGCCACTCGCCGCGACCGCCAGCATGTCTAGGGCGGATGCCGTGTGCCCCAGCCAGCGACTGGCTGGCAAGACAGCGATCGTTTTTGGTGGGGGCTCGGTCGGCGGACAGATCAACAACGGCCTGGCTGCGGCGCTTGCCTACGCGGCGGCCGCTGCGAACGTGTTCGTGGTCGACATGTCGGCCGCAGCCGTGGAGGGTGCCCTCGCCGAGCTCGAGCGCTACCGTAGCGCGTCGGGCTCGACCGTTCGGGTGGGCGGCACCATAGCCGACGTAACGGACAGCGCAAGGGTGCTCGCCGCCGTGGATGCCTGCGTGGAGTCCGTTGGACGGCCAAATATTCTGCACAACAATGTGGGGATTGCGCGCATGGGAGGGCCGATCGAGATGTCCGTCGAGGAGTGGGACACGGTCCTGAACGTAAACCTCACCAGCGCTTTCATTACGACGAAGCACGTTCTTCCGCACATGCTCGCTCTCGGCGGTGGCGCCATCGTGAACATCGGTTCCATTGGTGGCATGCGGTATCTGGGCTACAACTATCCGAGCTACTCAGCGACCAAGGGCGGTCTCACCCAGTTCACCGTGAACGTGGCACTCGAGTACGCGAGCCGCGGCATACGTGCGAACTGCATTGCACCGGGCCTCATCGAGACACCCATGATGTACCAGCAGATTGCTGGCAGCTACGACTCCGTGGAGGACATGCTGGCAAAACGCAACGCGCTAAGCCCCACCGGGATGATGGGCGATTCGTTCGATATCGCCCACGCCGCGGTGTTCCTCGCCTCCGACGAGGCACGGTACATCAACGGCACCTGCCTGCCCGTAGACGGGGGCCTGACGGCGGCAGTGGCCCAGTAGCGCCCGGCGCGCGGCAGCGGCCTGCTTCTGGAATACTGGGCCGCGATCAATCCGCTGGTGGAGCTGCGAGCGTGCCGAAACCCGGCGGGACGAACTACGAAACCCCGCCCCGGCATCCGCAAATCGTCCCGCCGGGTTTCGACACGGGCGCGAAGTGCGTGCGCCCCGCTCAACCAGCGAGATGGGCCCGCTGGTCGAGGAGCCGGCACGCTTTTCGCCGACGTCTCGAGACCCCGTGAGCCGAAAGAGGTTTCGACTGCTCGCAAGCTCGCGCTCAACAAGCGAGGCCAGCGCTAGGGGCGGGCCAGAGAGACACCGGACTCGGCCGCCAGAGCCTTGATCAGCGCAGAGGCGTTCTCCTCCGACCACCCAGCCTCCACGGCGGCATCCACATAGTGTGCCGCTGCGGTCACACTCGGCACGGCTGCCCCGAGTCCCGCCGCAAAGTCCTGAATCAGGCCCACGTCCTTCTGCATCAGCTTCAACGCAAATGACGGTGCGTAATCGTCGGCGAGCACCGCCGGGCCGACGCCATCGAAGATCGGCGACCGAAAATCGGTCACCTTCAGCACATCAAGCACCTTCGGCAGATCCAGCCCCGCCTTCGCGGCGAGCGCGAGCGACTCCCCCAGCGCCAGCAGCTGCGACGCCACCACCAGGTTGCCCACCAGCTTCATGCGCACTCCCGAGCCGCCGGGGCCCATCAGGTGCACCGTCTCACTAATCGGCTCGAACACGTGCGCCGCCTCCGCAAACACGTCCGCGTCACCGCCCGCCACGATCCACAGTCCGCCACTGTTGGCCTCACCGCGAGAACCAAAGACAGGCGCATCGAGAAAGCGGATGCCGCGCGCGTCATATGCCGCACGCTCGGCCGCACTCACCTCGGGGCTGATGGTCGACAGGTCAATCACGATCGAGCTGGTCTCCACCACGGAGGCCAAACCATCCTCGTCGAGCACCACCGCGCGCACGGCGGCATCGTTGCTCAAGCAATACATCACGATGTCGGCCCCCGCCACGGCGGCCGCAACGCTCGGGGCAGCCGTGGCGCCCGCAGCAACAGCTTCGGCCACCGGAGCCGCCGAGCGGTTCCATACCGTTACGGTGTGCGACGCAGCGAGCAGGTTTTTGACCATGCCGAGCCCCATAGTTCCGAGGCCGAGGAATGCGATCGATGTCATTTGATGTTCTCTCCTGCTGTGATGAGCGCTGCCTTGGTGTTCGTGGCTTTCCACGACTGTAAGAAACGAAGGAATGCCGTGGCGCCCGGATCCTGCAGCCCAATGCTGCGCTCCTGCAGCCACGAGGCACGGCCGCGACGAGATTGCAGTTCCTTCGAGGCGATGACTCCCGCTTCGGCGGCGTTGATCGCCGCGTCGAGGGCGCTCCCGCCGGCCGGAGCGTTCACCAGGGCGTCCGCGGCCGGGAACATGGCATCAAGAATGGTCTTGTCGCCGATCTTCGACTTGCCTCGTTGGCTGATCGATTCCGCCGCGGCCACCGCGAAGGCACCAATCTGGCCTTCAGCGAGCGACGTGGAGGGACCCCACACCTTCGAGCCGGCCAGCAGTGCGCCGGCAACGAGAGCAGCCATCGTGGACGGGTTCGCGTTGGCGAATGCTTTGGCGCAGGCCAGCACTACCTCGGCGGGAGTGGAGTCGGCCGGCAGCACGGCCAGGGCCTCTTCCACGGCTGCGGCTCCGAGCGACACGGTGATACCGAGATCGCCATCGCCGA
This sequence is a window from Cryobacterium sp. CG_9.6. Protein-coding genes within it:
- a CDS encoding transketolase C-terminal domain-containing protein translates to MGIATATTSAAAVPATSAARPAKPMALWRALNTALHDILEDTPEAFLLGEDITTWGTGGGIYGVTKKLADDFGRGRVMDTPISEEVLISAAVGAAMQGCRPILEIMYSDFTFLGFDGIINQAAKARYMFGGQFDVPFVLRTNGGSGIGKAGQHSQSLETLFAHIPGLEVVVPATAGDAYGLLRTAVASNNPTIFLEHKNLYNDRGPVSFEPIPFGVARIARHGTDLTIVATQQMLKRSLEAAEVLQEQHDLSAEVIDPRTLFPFDMQTVITSVKKTRHLVVAHEAVRDYGWGAEFVAQVVEEAWNDLDAPPRRLGGLRTPIPYSEVLENAVIPSANQIVATALATRRDRQHV
- a CDS encoding SDR family NAD(P)-dependent oxidoreductase; this encodes MSRADAVCPSQRLAGKTAIVFGGGSVGGQINNGLAAALAYAAAAANVFVVDMSAAAVEGALAELERYRSASGSTVRVGGTIADVTDSARVLAAVDACVESVGRPNILHNNVGIARMGGPIEMSVEEWDTVLNVNLTSAFITTKHVLPHMLALGGGAIVNIGSIGGMRYLGYNYPSYSATKGGLTQFTVNVALEYASRGIRANCIAPGLIETPMMYQQIAGSYDSVEDMLAKRNALSPTGMMGDSFDIAHAAVFLASDEARYINGTCLPVDGGLTAAVAQ
- a CDS encoding NAD(P)-dependent oxidoreductase; translation: MTSIAFLGLGTMGLGMVKNLLAASHTVTVWNRSAAPVAEAVAAGATAAPSVAAAVAGADIVMYCLSNDAAVRAVVLDEDGLASVVETSSIVIDLSTISPEVSAAERAAYDARGIRFLDAPVFGSRGEANSGGLWIVAGGDADVFAEAAHVFEPISETVHLMGPGGSGVRMKLVGNLVVASQLLALGESLALAAKAGLDLPKVLDVLKVTDFRSPIFDGVGPAVLADDYAPSFALKLMQKDVGLIQDFAAGLGAAVPSVTAAAHYVDAAVEAGWSEENASALIKALAAESGVSLARP
- a CDS encoding DAK2 domain-containing protein, whose amino-acid sequence is MNGNDLSTAIRNCLGEFTSYSDELGELDRALGDGDLGITVSLGAAAVEEALAVLPADSTPAEVVLACAKAFANANPSTMAALVAGALLAGSKVWGPSTSLAEGQIGAFAVAAAESISQRGKSKIGDKTILDAMFPAADALVNAPAGGSALDAAINAAEAGVIASKELQSRRGRASWLQERSIGLQDPGATAFLRFLQSWKATNTKAALITAGENIK